Below is a genomic region from Aurantimonas sp. HBX-1.
TCCCGGACGGCGCGTTCCAGTTCGTCCGCTGATGCTTCCGGGTCCTGCAGAGGCAAGGTGGCATAGGCCTGGTACCGCCCCGGATAGGCGGCCATCGGGCCATCCGCGATCATCTTGTTGAGACGATAAGCGAAATCTATGCCTTCCTCACCGGGGACATTCTGCACACCAGGCGTATGTGCGGAGAGGATTTGAACATTGATCCCTGCCGCATCCATTGCCCCGATGCGGCCAGGGCCGAGTTCGGCAAGGCCAGTTTCCCTGAGGTATTTGACGTGTTCATCGTTGATGGCGTTCAGCGCGATCAATTCCTCGGTGGTATAGGTTTCTTCCGTGGCAATAAATGGCAGGTCCTGGTCTCGCAACGCGATGACTGAAGTCTGTGTCGCGGCGGCGGCTCGGGAGACAATGGCAGGCGCGGCCAATCCGGCACCAACACCAAGTGCTGCCGCACCCGTCAGAAAGCTGCGGCGTTCCATCGTCAGGCTCGCCAAGGGCTTTTCGATCAGTTTCATGTCAGGTTTTGCTCCGATTTTCCTGTTGTGACGTGTGGGCGCGGCATCCGCCTGGCAAAAACCTCAGCTTGGCCCCTAGAAGCCGAAATAGATCCTGCCGCGCCCGGGAGGTCTGGCGACACATCAGCGAGGCCGCTGATTGTCCTGCAGATCACTGCGAGCGTGGGGCGCGTTTCCAGGCCGATGCGCCCCGGATCGCAAGCGCATGGTCAGCGTCGTTCACGGCCAGTTCCCTTCCAGATTGGATCTGGGGCCACTAGTTCCGATTTTGTCGTTGGGTTGTGTTTTCAATTATTAAGAATTGTTTCGTCGCAATGCGGGCGGAGCGAAGCGACCCGGATGCTCTCTCTGAATTCGCCGCGATCCATGCCGCCTGCAGGCAGGAAATCTACTTAATTTGTGGCCCGAAGCACCAGAAAAATTCTTAACAAGACTTAACAGCCTCCGGTCAGGAAGCCGGGTAGGTCCAGACGGCAGCGCGGCTCGATCACCGAGCAAGCGCTGGCCAATTCCGCCTGGAGTCTTGCATGTATTCTTATCCGAGGCCGTCGCCTGACGCTTATACCCGGCAGTCATCCGTCTCGATCATCGTCCCCACGTTGAACGAGGCGGAGAATATCGACCGCACCTTGCGCGCCATCATCGAGAATATCGATGGGCGCCTCGATTTTGAAATCATCGTCACGGATGGCGGGTCGACCGATGGTACGCGCGAAAGGGTGGCCTGCTGGGAGAAGCATCGACCCGTTCGCCTGCTTGAAAACATTGGCGGCGGCGGGCTGGCCAACGATGTCCGTGCTGCGGCGTTGAGTGCCAGATTTCCGATCGTCGTTGTGCTCGATGCGGATGGAAGCCATCCGGCTTCAGCGATTACTTCCCTCGTGGAGGCCGTAGCTTCAGGCGATTACGACATTGCGATCGGCAGCCGGTACGTCGCCGGTGGTGCAACGGTCGACTGGCCCTTTCAGCGCCAGGCGCTTTCGCGCCTCGGCGCTGCGCTCGCGGCGCCCTTTACCGAGGTCCAGGATCCGCTGTCGGGATTTTTCGCCATACGACGAACGTCTCTCCTGGCTGCGGGCGCGGATGCGGAAGGATTCAAGATCGGGCTGGAGGCGATCGTCGCCGGCGGCGACGGCGTCAGGATATGCGAGGTGCCGATTTCATTTTCCGACAGGGTTCATGGAACGTCGAAAATAGGCGCCAGTCATACGATCGCCTACCTCAACCAACTGCTGCGGTTTTCCAGGGGCACCACCTCGGCGGTGGCCATGCATCGCTTTGCGCTGGTCGGCATGGCCGGGTTCCTCATGGACTTTCTTGTGGTGGCGGCTCTGCAGTCGCTCGGCACCAGCATCGCCGTGGCTCATGTCTCCGGCTTCTGCCTCTCGGCGGCGTTCAATTATTTCGGCCACATGAAATGGTCGTTCCACGATCGTCCTCGGGTGAGATCGCAGCTCCCGCGGTTCATTCTCGTGTCGGCCATGGCCATCGCCTTGCGCGGCGGCTTCATCGCGGCGGCGACCGATCTCGGTCTTCCCTTCTTCGCCGTGGTGATCGCGGGCATCGCGGGCGGAACCGTCGTCAGCTACATCGGCAACGAGTTCTATGTATTCAGGAACGACCGCTTTCTGTCTCCAGCGGCCCGATGGAGACTGGCGGCTCTCGCAATTGCCGTCTACGCCGTGGCGCTGAGGATCGTCTATCAGGGCAGCATCGACCTGATCCCTCAGGAGGCTTACTACTGGAACTATGCCCAGCGTCCCGCAATGGGGTACCTCGACCATCCACCGATGGTGGCGTGGCTGATATGGCTGGGAACATCAATCTTCGGCGACTCCGAATTCGGCGTTCGCATCGTGGCCACGTTTACTTGGCTGACGACCGCCTTCTTCATGTTCAAGCTTACGAAGAATCTCTTCGGACAGACTGCCGCGTTTCTGGCTCTGATGCTGCTGTCGGTTTTCCCGTTCTATTTCCTCATCGGGATCCTGACCACGCCTGATGCACCGCTTACGGCCGCCTGGGCGGGAGCATTGTATTTCCTGGAGCGTGCATTGCGCGCGAAAGATGCAAGGGCCTGGCTTGGCGCCGGGCTGTGTGTGGGCCTCGGCATGCTATCGAAATACACGATTGCGTTGCTGGGCCCTGCAACGCTGGTCTATCTGCTCGTCGATCCGCAGTCTCGACGGTGGCTGCTCACGCCGTGGCCGTACCTCTGCGCCGGCGTCGCGGCGGTCTTGTTCGCGCCGGTGATCTCATGGAACGCGAACCACGACTGGGCTTCCTTTCAATTCCAGGGAAGCAGGCGATGGTTCGAGGACGGCCTTGAATTCTCGGTGCCTGCCCTGGTGCTGTGCATCGCGGCGCTGCTGGGCCCGATCGGGGTCTCCCTTGCCGGACATGCAGCCAGCCGCATGGTCCGGCTCAGGACCAGGACTATTCTGCGGGAAGCCGGCACGTTCGTCATCGTCTTCACGCTGGCGCCGCTCTCGGTCTTCGTCTTCTACAGCCTCTTTCACTCGGTCAAGCTCAACTGGACAGGGCCGGTCTGGCTGGCATTGTTGCCCGCCATGGCCAATGTGGTCGTCAGAGCACTGAAGAAGAGCGATGGCCGCTTCATGGCCTCGTTGCAGATCACAATGGCGGCCAGCATCGTCGCGTTCGCGCTGCTGTTTCACTACCTCGCTCTGGGCCTGCCCTTGATCGGACATAGCGGCGAGTTGCGCGGCTTGCCGGTAGCATGGGAGGAGTTCGGCGCGGAAGCGGAGCGGATCAAGACGAGCATCGAATCCGAAACCGGGCAACCGCCGCTGCTTGTCGGCATGGACCCCTACAACATCGCGAGCGAGCTCGGCTTTTACAGCACAGGGCCGGCCGCGTTGGAAAACGTCACAAGTCAGAACCTTTTCGGCCGCAACGGCCTCATGTTCGACACCTGGTTTTCCAACCGCTCCTTCGACGGACGGGACGTGATCATGGTCGGCGTAGAGAACGCCCATGTTTCCGATGACGAATTGGCCGCGTGGTTCGAGACCATCGGGCCAGTCGAGCGGCAGGCGGTACGAAAGAACGGCGCCGAGGTGGGACGCTTCTTTTACAGGATCGGCTACGGGTTCCGGCGCCCCGATTGATGGCCGCTTCCGTGGCAGCCTGCCCGAAAAGAAACCTATCTGAAGCAGCGCGAAGGCGGATGGATCGTCTCGGACGTAGCCATCTCGATGTTGCCCCGAGTGTTTACCCAGTTGTTGGTCCGCTTCCGGCGGTTCTGGTAGGTTCGTTTGCGGCCGGATTGAACGAAAGGGACAACGTCATCGTCGACCAGCACCATGACGCGCGCCGCCATCGCAACTGATGCAGGTCAATGCCGGGCGCAGGGCCATGCCGGATTTTCTTGGCTTTCGTGGCGACGCACGTATCCGGGGAGGCTGAAATGGCGCGCGAATCCGAGCGAGCGGCAGTCTTCCCTGGCGCAACGGCGGCCCGAACGATCCGCGCCGGCTTGCCGATCCTCCTCGCGTTCTGCGCCGCCATCGCAGGTGCGTCGGTTGCGATCGCGGATCAGCACGATACGCAGCGGTTCAATCGGGGAGCCTGTGCTGCAGCCTATCCTGGATGGGTCCGCGGACTGGTCGATGCCTACAACGAAGCCGCGATACAGGATCCGGAGTTCGTCCTGACGAAGGTTCCCGTTCCGGCAAGCTACAAGGCAACCCCGGCGGAAGAACTGGGCTACAGGGTCGGGCTGATGGCAGGCCACGTGCTGGGCCTGCAGTATGGCGAGGAGCTTGGCCGCGGCGCGCGGACGCCTGATGCCGAGGCGGATTTCGAAAAGATGGCCGACTCCACCAGGAAGCTGGAGCAACACGTGAAGCAATACTGTGGCGACCTCGCTGCGGGCTTGGACTGGGAGACGACCCAGATGGATGAAGCCGGGACCGCGACGGTCGCCAGCCTGCACGAAGCCCAACTCGCCATGCATTTAGCGCTGACGACCAACCAGGAAGCGGCAGGCGCCGAAAGAGCGGCGCGCGGGGTCCGGGAAGCCGAGGCCAAGGGTGAGCACGCCGAGGCCGACGCGTGGCGAGAGGTGGCGCGGACGACCGCCGGCTGGTCGGAGGATTTTGCCAAGATGACCAAAGGCCGGGCGGCGGCGGGTCGTGACGAGGCGCTCCGGGCACTGTCCGATGCGACGGCCGCCGCGGACCGCGCCAGGAAGGCCGTCGAAGACGCCGGCGGCTAGCTGTCCGGAAGGCCATCGACCGCCAGCGCGATTGGGCCGCGGTGTCCACCTCTGGAACGGGCTGGAGGGGCTGGAGCGGAACTACGCGATCGACGCCGTCGCTTCCCCAGCGGCGTGACGCACTTGATGTTCACCCGCGCGCGGCGGTGATCTTCAGGGCCATGCCGTGTGCTGGTTCGCGGGCCGACCAGGCAGACGACGCCGGGCGCCGTCACCGCGGACGGCGGACCGCGATGACCGTGCCGCTGCCGGCGCCGCCGCAGTAGAACCGGTCGGCGCCGTCGGCCTCCAGCCCGGAGACCAGGGTGCCTTCCGGCAGGTCGACGCTTTCCAGCACCGCGCCGGTCGCCCCGTCCAGCCGTCGCAGCTCGCTGCCCTCGTCGTGCCACGCACCGTGCCAGAGTTCGCCGTCGAGCCAGGTGACGCCGGTCACCAGCCGGTCGGATTCCAGGGTGCGAAGGATCGCACCGGTCTCGGGATCGACCTGGTGGATGCGGCGGTCGCGATATTGCCCCACCCACAGCGTGCCTTCGGCCCAGGCGAGCCCGGAATCGCCGCCGCCCGGCGCTGGGATGCTGGCGATGATGCGGCCGTCCACCGGATCGATCCGCTGGATACGGTCGCCGGCGATCTGGAACAGGTGCCGGCCGTCGAACGCCGTCCCCGCATGGGCCGGCACATCGAGCCGGTGCACGATCTCGCCGGTCTCGGGATCGAGCGCACTCAGCCCGTCTCTCGAGGCGAACCACACGTGCCGCCCGTCATAGGTCACGCCGTGCACCGGACCGACGCCGGGGAACGGCCCGTAGCTGCGGATGATGTCGGCCGACGATCGCTTCATCGCGCCATCCTAGTCGCTCGGCAGCGGACCGGGGAGTAACAAGACCGTCGGGAATCCCGGGACACCCGCCGCCGTCCAGCGGCGCGACCGCGCGCGCCCGAAGCACTGTACCTTGCCGGTCCGGGCAAGCGAACCGAGCGCCCGCTGCACCGTGCGCGGGCTGGCACCCAGCGCGATCGCGAGGGCCGAACTCGACCATGCCTCGCCGTCGGCGAGCAGGGCCAGCAGCCGTGCGTGCCTGTCCTCGACCGGTGGTGCCAGCACCGCCACCTCGCGCCCCTCGTGCGGGACCAGAACGTAGCCGTCTGTCGTCGCGCCGACATCGGCGCGTTCCCCGAGCAGGGCGCGCAGCCGGCCGATCTCCACCCGCAGCCGGGCGCGATGCGACTCGTCGACATGTTTAGCGCCGAAGGCGGCGGCGAGCAGGCGCCGGCGCGACGCGTCCGCCGGCCATGCCTCGCCCAGCGCGCGCAGTAGCGCGAAGAGGACCGGCCGCGTCGCGAAGGAAAGCGCCACGCCCTTCAACCGGACTGCCTGGCGGCACGCATCGACGACGAACGCCGCGGAGCCGAGGACGCGCTCGACCTCGTCGAGCCGGAGCGGGCGCTCCTTCCCGCCGCCAACCAGCCGTGCCGCCGGCTCTGCGAGAACCCGGGCGGCGGCCTCGACCTCGGCCGCCAGGGCTGGAATGCGCGCCTCGCGTGCGGCGCGATCGGCGCGCGCCAGCGCAACGCGCGCCGCCGACGTGTCGATCCGCCGGAGGGCGAGGCCGGCGGCGACGAGTTCGCGTCCGGCCCGCAGGGCCGGCTGTAGCAAGGCCGGTTCGAGACCTGCGAGCGTCCGCTCGGCGTCGGCGAGCTGCCCGACCAGCAGCTGGCGCCGCGCCTGCAGGGTGCGGGCATGCGCGGCATTGGCATGGTCGCCCTGCGCTTCGAGCGTCGCGCGTGCCGTCTCGAGCGCGGCGGCCGGAAAGGCGAGGTCGCGCGAGACGAAGGCGATCTCGGCCTCGGCCACGACGCAGCGCGCGCGGGCGACAGCCTGGGCCGGACCGAAGGCGCGGGCCGCGCGCCGCAGCAGCGCGCTCGCCCGCTCGAGATCGCCGAGCTGCGCCATGGCGATGCCGCGCAGCGCCAGCGATGGCGGGTCGTCGCGCAAGGCGACGCGATTGAGGGCGCCGAGCGGATCGCCGGTTGCGAGCGCCCTTGCCGCGACGGCGATCAGCGGGTCCACGGGTTGGCCGTCACATTTGTTACTCCC
It encodes:
- a CDS encoding glycosyltransferase family 39 protein, with product MYSYPRPSPDAYTRQSSVSIIVPTLNEAENIDRTLRAIIENIDGRLDFEIIVTDGGSTDGTRERVACWEKHRPVRLLENIGGGGLANDVRAAALSARFPIVVVLDADGSHPASAITSLVEAVASGDYDIAIGSRYVAGGATVDWPFQRQALSRLGAALAAPFTEVQDPLSGFFAIRRTSLLAAGADAEGFKIGLEAIVAGGDGVRICEVPISFSDRVHGTSKIGASHTIAYLNQLLRFSRGTTSAVAMHRFALVGMAGFLMDFLVVAALQSLGTSIAVAHVSGFCLSAAFNYFGHMKWSFHDRPRVRSQLPRFILVSAMAIALRGGFIAAATDLGLPFFAVVIAGIAGGTVVSYIGNEFYVFRNDRFLSPAARWRLAALAIAVYAVALRIVYQGSIDLIPQEAYYWNYAQRPAMGYLDHPPMVAWLIWLGTSIFGDSEFGVRIVATFTWLTTAFFMFKLTKNLFGQTAAFLALMLLSVFPFYFLIGILTTPDAPLTAAWAGALYFLERALRAKDARAWLGAGLCVGLGMLSKYTIALLGPATLVYLLVDPQSRRWLLTPWPYLCAGVAAVLFAPVISWNANHDWASFQFQGSRRWFEDGLEFSVPALVLCIAALLGPIGVSLAGHAASRMVRLRTRTILREAGTFVIVFTLAPLSVFVFYSLFHSVKLNWTGPVWLALLPAMANVVVRALKKSDGRFMASLQITMAASIVAFALLFHYLALGLPLIGHSGELRGLPVAWEEFGAEAERIKTSIESETGQPPLLVGMDPYNIASELGFYSTGPAALENVTSQNLFGRNGLMFDTWFSNRSFDGRDVIMVGVENAHVSDDELAAWFETIGPVERQAVRKNGAEVGRFFYRIGYGFRRPD
- a CDS encoding PQQ-like beta-propeller repeat protein is translated as MKRSSADIIRSYGPFPGVGPVHGVTYDGRHVWFASRDGLSALDPETGEIVHRLDVPAHAGTAFDGRHLFQIAGDRIQRIDPVDGRIIASIPAPGGGDSGLAWAEGTLWVGQYRDRRIHQVDPETGAILRTLESDRLVTGVTWLDGELWHGAWHDEGSELRRLDGATGAVLESVDLPEGTLVSGLEADGADRFYCGGAGSGTVIAVRRPR
- a CDS encoding helix-turn-helix domain-containing protein translates to MDPLIAVAARALATGDPLGALNRVALRDDPPSLALRGIAMAQLGDLERASALLRRAARAFGPAQAVARARCVVAEAEIAFVSRDLAFPAAALETARATLEAQGDHANAAHARTLQARRQLLVGQLADAERTLAGLEPALLQPALRAGRELVAAGLALRRIDTSAARVALARADRAAREARIPALAAEVEAAARVLAEPAARLVGGGKERPLRLDEVERVLGSAAFVVDACRQAVRLKGVALSFATRPVLFALLRALGEAWPADASRRRLLAAAFGAKHVDESHRARLRVEIGRLRALLGERADVGATTDGYVLVPHEGREVAVLAPPVEDRHARLLALLADGEAWSSSALAIALGASPRTVQRALGSLARTGKVQCFGRARSRRWTAAGVPGFPTVLLLPGPLPSD